The following coding sequences are from one Shewanella violacea DSS12 window:
- a CDS encoding sensor domain-containing diguanylate cyclase translates to MKHLSFIFICFALLFSFHARAETILAVGDEGIALELAPWLYYAPAKKAGNIDAVKKLDARHWQRLTPTYNNRIGVAAFWVKFSIYNPKRHQIDRILSLANPHIDLASLYHVVNGEVIDRIIMGDSLPFTESLIINNNFIYTFQLEPNVLHTFYLKIETQGSASLPLSLSSPNSFAKDVETSSLSNGFQLGALTAIGLFSLFIAITSGSFSYSYYAGYVLSVTLLVATLHGYAFRFIWPQWPLLQQYMIPFLIPMAIFFALLFTEKILQLKHHNLPMLRLCRYGAGFSILLALLAPFLNYSLSLYVNIITVLVVTTLMMVMALIQAFKGHKLAKLYTLAWSGMLVGSFVTSAMYLGLVDLPISHLTPLMLGLLFEIIFMAAVLAIRYNDERKAKLKTQQEAAIQAQRSREAWEHAQRVEARSNEKLESMVQERTLELEIALRELNEANQKLTEQATVDSLTGVKNRAAFDKRLLAEGRLSRRQQTPMALLMLDIDRFKSINDNYGHLAGDQALRLIAQTLKEQLKRPGDLVSRYGGEEFAIILPNTGEEGAMQVAELIRQTISELPISWKKHSIPLTISIGVSAEIIERDQDPTKLLEQADKALYRAKNEGRNRVMVYSQPL, encoded by the coding sequence ATGAAGCACCTTAGCTTTATTTTCATCTGCTTCGCTCTGCTCTTCAGTTTCCATGCTCGCGCTGAAACCATACTCGCCGTCGGAGATGAGGGTATAGCCCTGGAACTGGCACCTTGGTTGTATTACGCTCCGGCGAAGAAGGCAGGCAATATAGATGCAGTTAAAAAACTGGACGCCAGACACTGGCAACGTCTAACCCCCACCTATAACAATCGTATAGGCGTAGCAGCATTTTGGGTTAAGTTCAGTATTTATAACCCGAAAAGACACCAGATAGATCGCATACTTTCCTTGGCCAACCCCCATATTGATCTCGCTTCTCTCTATCATGTGGTGAACGGTGAGGTGATCGATCGAATCATCATGGGTGACAGTCTGCCATTTACTGAAAGTCTCATCATCAATAATAATTTTATCTACACCTTTCAGCTTGAGCCGAATGTCTTACATACTTTTTATTTAAAGATAGAGACCCAAGGCAGTGCCTCCCTGCCCTTGAGTTTGTCATCACCAAATTCTTTCGCAAAAGATGTCGAAACCAGCTCACTGTCCAACGGTTTTCAACTAGGTGCTCTCACCGCCATCGGATTATTTAGCCTATTTATCGCCATCACTTCAGGTTCATTTAGTTATAGTTATTATGCTGGATACGTATTGTCCGTGACCTTGCTAGTGGCAACCTTGCACGGTTACGCATTTAGATTTATCTGGCCACAATGGCCCTTATTACAGCAATACATGATCCCGTTTCTTATACCTATGGCAATATTTTTTGCCCTGCTATTTACCGAAAAAATATTACAGCTTAAGCACCATAACCTGCCCATGCTCAGGCTCTGTCGATATGGCGCCGGATTCTCGATTTTACTGGCACTATTGGCACCCTTTTTAAACTACTCTTTAAGCCTATACGTCAATATCATTACCGTACTGGTAGTGACGACTCTCATGATGGTCATGGCCTTAATTCAAGCCTTTAAGGGCCATAAACTCGCTAAGCTATACACCTTAGCCTGGAGCGGCATGTTAGTCGGCTCCTTTGTTACCAGTGCCATGTATCTTGGCTTAGTCGACTTGCCGATATCCCATTTAACCCCTTTAATGCTGGGCCTGTTATTTGAAATTATCTTCATGGCTGCGGTACTGGCCATCAGGTATAACGATGAGCGTAAGGCAAAGTTAAAAACCCAGCAAGAAGCCGCAATTCAAGCTCAACGTTCCCGTGAGGCTTGGGAGCACGCCCAGAGAGTCGAAGCCCGGAGTAATGAGAAACTTGAATCTATGGTGCAGGAGAGGACTCTCGAACTGGAGATTGCCCTACGGGAACTCAACGAGGCCAACCAGAAGCTCACCGAGCAGGCCACAGTAGATAGCCTAACTGGTGTCAAGAATCGAGCGGCATTCGACAAACGTTTACTGGCAGAGGGACGTCTCAGCCGAAGACAACAAACACCTATGGCGCTATTGATGTTAGATATCGATCGCTTCAAGTCCATCAATGATAATTACGGTCACCTAGCCGGTGATCAGGCCCTCAGATTAATCGCCCAAACACTGAAAGAGCAATTAAAGCGTCCGGGAGATCTGGTATCGCGTTATGGCGGAGAAGAGTTTGCGATTATACTGCCCAACACTGGCGAAGAAGGTGCGATGCAGGTCGCTGAGCTGATTAGACAAACGATTAGCGAACTCCCCATAAGTTGGAAAAAACACTCCATTCCTCTCACGATAAGTATCGGTGTCAGTGCCGAAATCATCGAACGGGACCAAGATCCAACTAAGTTACTCGAACAAGCTGACAAGGCTCTCTACCGCGCTAAGAACGAGGGAAGAAACCGAGTCATGGTGTATAGCCAACCTCTTTAA
- the tatC gene encoding twin-arginine translocase subunit TatC — MSQQQPLISHLLELRTRLLHAITSVVLVFACMAYWSNDIYHYMATPLMQALPESSSMIATDVAAPFFAPFKLTLVLSFFIAIPYVLYQIWSFIAPGLYKHEKRLMIPLLASSTILFYLGIAFSYYVVFPVVFGFFANVAPEGVQVATDISSYLSFVLKLFFAFGLAFEIPIAVILLCWAGVTTPDELKAKRPYIVVGAFVIGMLLTPPDIISQTMLAVPMLILFEGGLIAARFYSKKDTEEDDEQEKQD; from the coding sequence ATGTCGCAACAGCAGCCTCTTATCAGTCATCTACTCGAGCTACGCACGCGTTTGCTTCATGCTATCACCAGTGTGGTCTTAGTTTTTGCTTGTATGGCCTATTGGTCCAATGATATTTACCATTATATGGCAACGCCTCTGATGCAGGCTCTGCCTGAATCAAGCAGCATGATTGCAACAGATGTGGCGGCGCCCTTCTTTGCCCCATTTAAGCTGACTCTGGTGTTATCTTTCTTCATCGCCATCCCCTATGTCTTGTATCAGATCTGGTCATTTATCGCACCAGGCTTGTATAAACATGAGAAGCGTTTGATGATACCTTTGCTAGCCAGTAGCACCATCTTGTTTTACCTAGGAATTGCCTTCTCCTACTATGTCGTTTTTCCTGTCGTATTTGGATTTTTCGCCAATGTGGCTCCGGAAGGTGTCCAAGTTGCTACGGATATCAGCAGCTATCTGAGCTTCGTGCTTAAACTTTTCTTCGCCTTCGGTTTAGCCTTCGAGATCCCCATTGCTGTAATTTTACTCTGTTGGGCCGGTGTGACGACCCCAGATGAGCTCAAAGCTAAACGTCCTTATATCGTTGTTGGCGCCTTCGTTATAGGCATGCTGCTGACACCACCAGACATCATTTCTCAGACTATGTTGGCAGTTCCTATGCTGATATTATTCGAAGGGGGATTGATTGCTGCACGTTTCTACAGTAAAAAGGATACTGAAGAAGACGATGAGCAAGAGAAACAGGATTAA
- the ubiB gene encoding ubiquinone biosynthesis regulatory protein kinase UbiB — MTLKSIRRAYQVIKISLHYGLDELIPSKMTPWYFRLVRNCLFWIRNKHKDKIGGERLKLAMQELGPVYIKFGQMLSTRRDLLSDEWAEELAMLQDRVPPFDSAIAREMIEAELGKPIDTYFDDFDDTPLASASISQVHTATLKSNGKAVVLKVLRPDVEAQVHADIQLMSQTANFLEALLGHGNRLRPAEVIEDYRTTIEGELNLKLEALSAIRLRDNFLDSDSLYIPYMYEDLCFRRLIVMERIDGIPVSDMAALKAQGTNLKKLAERGVELFFTQVFRDNFFHADMHPGNIFVSREHPDDPYYIGLDCGIMGTLTEEDKRYLAENFLAFFNRDYRRIAQLYIESGWVAADTDIGAFEQAVKVVCEPMFNKPLDEISFGHVLLELFRTARRFDMVVQPQLVLLEKTLLYIEGLGRQLYPQLDLWQTAKPFLEDWMSEQVGPKAMAKKIKQEMPYWVDKLPEIPELVYDNLKVGKNFVKSQNKMLERYLKQQQKAHKSNYLLLTSAVLVICGTILFNQDATLWPSYTCFTIGTLLWLLGWRTRPKNRKF; from the coding sequence ATGACGCTAAAAAGTATCAGACGAGCTTATCAAGTTATCAAGATATCCCTTCACTATGGGCTCGATGAGTTAATTCCTTCTAAAATGACTCCTTGGTACTTCAGGCTAGTGCGAAACTGTCTATTTTGGATTAGAAATAAGCACAAAGATAAGATAGGCGGCGAGCGCTTAAAGCTTGCTATGCAGGAACTAGGGCCGGTTTATATCAAGTTTGGCCAGATGCTTTCTACCAGGCGAGATCTACTCAGTGATGAGTGGGCCGAAGAACTTGCCATGTTGCAAGACAGGGTGCCGCCCTTCGACTCGGCCATAGCCAGAGAAATGATCGAGGCCGAGTTAGGTAAGCCTATCGACACTTACTTCGATGACTTCGATGATACTCCATTGGCATCGGCTTCTATTTCACAGGTACACACGGCGACGCTAAAATCCAACGGCAAGGCTGTAGTACTCAAGGTGCTACGCCCAGATGTAGAGGCTCAGGTTCACGCCGATATTCAACTCATGTCTCAGACCGCCAACTTTCTTGAGGCATTACTGGGCCATGGCAACCGTTTGCGCCCGGCCGAAGTGATTGAAGATTACCGTACCACCATAGAAGGTGAGCTCAATCTCAAGTTAGAAGCCCTCAGTGCCATCAGACTCAGAGACAACTTCCTCGACTCAGATTCCCTATACATTCCCTACATGTATGAAGATCTGTGTTTCAGACGCTTAATCGTAATGGAGCGGATCGACGGCATCCCAGTCTCGGACATGGCCGCGCTGAAAGCCCAAGGCACTAACCTAAAAAAGTTGGCCGAGCGTGGTGTAGAACTCTTCTTCACTCAGGTATTCAGAGATAACTTCTTCCATGCCGATATGCACCCAGGCAATATATTTGTCAGCCGAGAGCATCCGGACGATCCTTACTATATCGGCTTAGATTGCGGCATCATGGGCACTCTGACCGAGGAAGATAAACGTTATCTGGCTGAAAATTTCCTCGCCTTCTTCAATCGTGATTATCGCAGAATTGCCCAACTCTATATCGAGTCTGGCTGGGTCGCAGCGGATACAGATATCGGCGCATTCGAGCAGGCGGTCAAGGTAGTGTGTGAGCCCATGTTCAACAAGCCATTAGATGAGATCTCTTTTGGTCATGTGCTACTTGAGCTATTTCGCACCGCGAGACGCTTCGACATGGTGGTTCAGCCTCAGCTGGTGCTGCTGGAGAAAACATTGCTCTATATCGAAGGCTTGGGACGTCAACTCTACCCTCAGCTGGATCTGTGGCAAACAGCTAAGCCTTTCTTGGAAGATTGGATGTCGGAACAAGTCGGCCCCAAGGCGATGGCGAAGAAGATCAAGCAAGAGATGCCATACTGGGTCGATAAACTCCCAGAGATCCCCGAGCTGGTGTACGACAACCTCAAGGTAGGCAAGAATTTTGTCAAATCACAGAACAAGATGTTGGAGCGTTACCTCAAACAGCAACAAAAGGCTCATAAAAGTAACTACCTTTTGCTAACATCCGCAGTTTTAGTGATCTGTGGCACTATTTTGTTTAATCAAGACGCTACACTATGGCCTTCTTATACCTGTTTCACCATAGGCACCTTACTCTGGTTGCTGGGCTGGCGAACCAGACCAAAGAATCGCAAGTTTTAG
- the hemB gene encoding porphobilinogen synthase, giving the protein MNIITSAFPQRRMRRMRKHDFSRRLMAENTLSVNDLIYPMFVLEGNNRTESIASMPGIERYSIDLLLKEAQELVDLGIPLIALFPVTPSEKKTLLAEEAYNGDALVQRAVRALKEAFPELGVMTDVALDPFTTHGQDGIIDEDGYILNDITTEILVKQALSHAEAGADIIAPSDMMDGRIGAIRQALEAAGHVNTQIMAYSAKYSSSYYGPFRDAVGSAGNLKGGNKHSYQMDPANSDEALHEVALDIQEGADMVMVKPGMPYLDIVTRVKRELAVPTFAYQVSGEYAMHMAAIENGWLAEKAIVMESLLCFKRAGANGVLTYFAKRAAQWLKEDAVK; this is encoded by the coding sequence GTGAATATAATTACCAGTGCTTTTCCTCAGCGCAGAATGCGCCGCATGCGTAAACATGATTTTAGCCGTCGCTTGATGGCCGAAAATACCCTCTCGGTAAACGATTTAATCTACCCCATGTTTGTGCTCGAAGGAAATAATCGCACCGAGAGTATTGCCTCTATGCCGGGTATTGAGCGCTACTCCATAGATCTTCTGCTTAAAGAGGCGCAAGAGCTAGTCGATTTAGGCATACCATTAATCGCCCTCTTTCCGGTAACACCCTCGGAGAAGAAGACACTGCTAGCGGAAGAAGCCTACAATGGCGATGCATTAGTACAGCGTGCCGTACGTGCACTAAAAGAAGCATTCCCAGAGCTAGGTGTGATGACTGATGTGGCACTGGATCCGTTTACTACCCATGGTCAGGACGGCATCATAGATGAAGATGGCTATATTCTTAACGACATCACCACTGAGATCTTAGTCAAGCAAGCCCTGTCCCATGCCGAAGCGGGTGCCGATATTATCGCACCGTCGGACATGATGGATGGTCGTATCGGTGCCATACGCCAAGCATTAGAAGCTGCCGGTCACGTCAACACGCAGATCATGGCCTACTCGGCCAAATACTCATCTAGCTACTATGGTCCCTTCCGCGATGCCGTCGGCTCGGCAGGTAACCTCAAAGGTGGCAACAAGCATAGCTACCAGATGGACCCAGCCAATAGTGATGAGGCACTTCATGAAGTGGCACTGGATATTCAGGAAGGGGCCGACATGGTCATGGTCAAGCCTGGCATGCCTTATCTGGATATCGTTACCCGAGTTAAACGTGAATTAGCCGTACCAACGTTTGCCTATCAGGTCAGCGGAGAGTATGCCATGCACATGGCTGCCATTGAGAATGGCTGGTTAGCCGAGAAAGCCATAGTGATGGAGTCGCTACTTTGCTTCAAACGCGCCGGAGCCAATGGTGTACTGACTTACTTTGCTAAGCGGGCGGCACAATGGCTAAAAGAGGATGCCGTTAAATAA
- a CDS encoding TatD family hydrolase, which produces MSKYIDIAVNLIGSALEKNIQDVIQDAAAQGVSPLIVIGSELNESEQAIACCQQYSQQLFCTAGVHPHHASEWQADSSERIKRLAAFPQVVAIGECGLDYNRDFSPRPMQRQAFEAQLALAVELQMPVLMHERDAHEDFLAILKEYRHSLPGALLHCFTGNRQSMQAYLELDLHLGITGWVCDERRGKELAELVIDIPDNRILIETDSPYLLPRSMRPKPKSSKNKPQYLPYIAEYIADLRGQNHQEFAQRVYENSVNFFGLNQTDDLSIKRSGSYEAP; this is translated from the coding sequence ATGTCTAAATATATCGATATTGCTGTCAATCTCATTGGCAGCGCACTTGAAAAAAATATTCAGGATGTGATCCAAGATGCGGCGGCCCAAGGGGTATCGCCGCTGATTGTTATTGGTAGCGAGCTCAATGAGAGCGAGCAAGCGATAGCGTGTTGCCAGCAATATTCTCAACAGCTGTTCTGCACAGCTGGCGTACACCCTCACCATGCCAGTGAATGGCAAGCCGATAGTTCTGAACGAATCAAACGACTCGCAGCCTTCCCTCAGGTCGTTGCCATAGGTGAATGTGGCTTAGACTACAATCGTGACTTTTCTCCCAGACCCATGCAGAGACAAGCCTTCGAAGCACAGCTCGCACTAGCAGTTGAGCTGCAAATGCCGGTACTCATGCATGAGCGCGATGCCCATGAAGATTTCTTGGCTATTTTAAAAGAGTATCGACATTCCCTACCCGGAGCCTTACTGCACTGCTTCACCGGCAACAGACAAAGCATGCAAGCCTATCTGGAGTTAGATCTTCACTTAGGGATCACCGGCTGGGTATGTGATGAGCGCCGAGGTAAGGAACTTGCCGAATTAGTCATAGACATCCCAGACAATCGAATTCTTATCGAGACAGATAGCCCATACTTGCTGCCCCGCAGCATGCGACCTAAACCTAAGTCCAGTAAGAATAAGCCTCAATACCTGCCCTACATTGCTGAATATATCGCCGATCTCAGAGGCCAAAATCATCAAGAATTTGCCCAGCGTGTCTATGAAAATAGCGTCAATTTCTTCGGTTTAAATCAAACTGACGATCTCAGCATTAAAAGAAGTGGATCCTATGAAGCACCTTAG
- the tatA gene encoding twin-arginine translocase TatA/TatE family subunit, giving the protein MGNMGIWQLLIIAVIVILLFGTKKLRSLGGDLGGAVKGFKNAMSSEDEKKSLEENSSDLANTSAAATEKKPESKDKEQA; this is encoded by the coding sequence ATGGGTAACATGGGAATTTGGCAACTTCTGATCATCGCGGTGATTGTAATTTTATTGTTTGGAACTAAAAAGTTACGTTCACTAGGTGGTGATTTAGGCGGCGCGGTCAAAGGATTTAAGAACGCCATGTCTAGCGAAGACGAGAAAAAATCATTAGAAGAAAATAGCTCAGATCTAGCTAACACTTCTGCAGCGGCTACTGAAAAGAAGCCTGAGTCTAAGGACAAAGAACAGGCGTAA
- the tatB gene encoding Sec-independent protein translocase protein TatB → MFDGIGFMELLLIGILGLVVLGPERLPVAIRSLTGWIRAMKNMANSVKDELEQELKIEQLHSDLKKAENQGLKNLSPELQDSIDQLKDAAQSVNRPYKVEETPSASENSAADLLPSKTSTPETSSTNSNTEKPNG, encoded by the coding sequence ATGTTCGACGGTATAGGCTTTATGGAGCTATTGTTGATCGGTATTTTAGGGCTTGTGGTACTCGGCCCTGAAAGACTACCGGTAGCAATCCGCTCACTTACTGGTTGGATCCGCGCCATGAAAAATATGGCCAACTCAGTGAAAGATGAACTCGAGCAGGAGCTGAAAATTGAGCAACTGCATTCAGATCTGAAAAAGGCTGAAAATCAGGGTTTAAAGAATCTTTCCCCCGAGTTACAGGATTCTATCGATCAATTAAAAGACGCAGCTCAATCGGTGAATCGTCCCTATAAGGTAGAAGAAACTCCTTCGGCCAGCGAAAATTCGGCCGCAGATCTCCTACCTTCGAAGACCAGTACACCTGAGACTAGCTCAACTAACTCAAACACTGAAAAACCTAACGGATAG